From a single Paenibacillus sp. FSL R5-0345 genomic region:
- a CDS encoding HAD family hydrolase: protein MPLLHINDDCIPCSGILFDKDGTLLDLLATWGNWAELVLRGIENQLTVMGTDFIVDRSKVLGTQHDAAGKLIGYDPAGPLTMATEEESYGVLAWQLYAAGVPWNEALTRVKSIAKDAMYELRRRRTAQPLEGLHSFLEHCAAASLKLGVVTSDGAKTTQEHLDWLGIAHYFDSVVTRDRVLNGKPAPEMAELACRELGLSPEVTIIIGDSNADMQLGKGAGLRFAVGIANMGDGNHLIDADVIISSYNELRITY, encoded by the coding sequence ATGCCATTATTACACATTAACGATGACTGCATTCCCTGTTCAGGAATATTGTTCGACAAAGATGGTACGCTATTGGATTTGTTAGCCACATGGGGGAATTGGGCCGAGCTTGTTCTTCGTGGAATAGAAAACCAGCTTACGGTTATGGGAACTGATTTTATTGTGGATCGAAGTAAAGTGCTTGGTACTCAGCATGATGCTGCAGGTAAGTTGATTGGTTATGATCCTGCAGGGCCGCTCACCATGGCTACAGAGGAAGAAAGTTATGGAGTGCTTGCCTGGCAGCTATATGCTGCGGGCGTGCCTTGGAATGAAGCGTTGACCCGTGTAAAGAGCATAGCGAAGGACGCAATGTATGAATTGCGCAGACGCCGCACGGCACAGCCGCTAGAAGGTCTTCATTCTTTTCTGGAACACTGCGCGGCTGCATCGCTGAAGCTAGGTGTGGTTACCTCAGATGGTGCAAAGACCACTCAGGAGCATCTGGATTGGCTTGGTATTGCGCATTATTTCGATTCGGTAGTTACAAGAGACAGAGTATTAAACGGAAAACCCGCACCTGAAATGGCTGAATTAGCCTGCCGGGAGCTGGGGCTGTCTCCTGAAGTGACGATTATTATTGGTGACAGTAATGCAGATATGCAATTGGGTAAGGGTGCAGGCTTGCGGTTCGCTGTTGGAATCGCCAACATGGGTGATGGAAATCACTTGATCGACGCAGATGTGATTATTTCTAGCTATAATGAGCTAAGGATCACCTACTGA
- a CDS encoding NAD-dependent protein deacylase, giving the protein MDQLQTLASWIKDCDNIVFFGGAGTSTESGIPDFRSAAGLYQTQHNSPYPPEVMLSRTFFMSSPDIFFDFYRSKMIHPDARPNGAHQLLAELERQGKLKAVITQNIDGLHQLAGSQKVLELHGSIHRNHCMDCSRYYGLEQLLSSNEIVPRCPECGGIIKPDVVLYEEELDHSVLVNSVEAIAAADMLMIGGTSLTVQPAASLVTYFRGKRTVLLNGDPTPYDDRADLLITDRIGKVLGSVKDLIG; this is encoded by the coding sequence ATGGATCAATTGCAGACACTTGCTTCTTGGATTAAAGACTGTGACAATATCGTTTTTTTCGGAGGGGCAGGTACATCAACAGAGAGTGGAATCCCGGATTTCCGCTCGGCAGCGGGATTATACCAGACTCAGCACAATTCACCTTATCCGCCTGAAGTGATGCTGAGCCGAACTTTTTTTATGTCCTCACCGGACATTTTTTTTGATTTTTACCGTAGTAAAATGATTCATCCCGACGCTCGTCCGAATGGTGCTCATCAGCTGCTTGCAGAATTGGAACGTCAGGGCAAGCTTAAGGCTGTTATTACGCAAAATATTGATGGTTTGCACCAGCTGGCAGGCAGCCAAAAGGTACTTGAGCTGCATGGTTCCATTCATCGTAACCATTGCATGGACTGCTCACGTTATTACGGGTTGGAGCAGCTCCTAAGTTCCAATGAGATCGTCCCTCGCTGTCCTGAATGTGGTGGCATTATTAAGCCGGATGTTGTGTTATATGAAGAAGAATTAGATCACTCGGTGCTGGTGAATTCCGTTGAAGCGATAGCAGCTGCAGATATGCTTATGATTGGTGGCACCTCTCTTACGGTCCAGCCTGCGGCTAGTCTGGTTACTTATTTCAGGGGGAAACGTACGGTGCTGCTGAATGGCGACCCGACCCCCTATGATGATCGAGCTGATCTTCTGATTACAGATCGGATTGGGAAGGTACTCGGCAGTGTAAAGGATCTAATTGGTTAG
- a CDS encoding AraC family transcriptional regulator yields MTITQERLSHMEHTYSVGSNPVYYDKQNLHVLFAGQSQTIPMHQAGPKIYDYYLLHFIESGSGIFRTEHHQYTLGQGDCFLIHPGQLVSYVSDKEQPWCYRWAAFTGSEADDLVLQTGFTPQKPVLTTTGDSVIPGALSSIMQAFKANKESAHLTSLGYLYLIVGEAADLLSSFSRLPGAESQVKRTVKQMIHYMASQYAHPVSIEQMCDTLGYNRAYLSRVFKQETGLSPVTYLLKLRIEKSRQLLRERPELSVEQVAASVGLTDALYFSRQFKRFCAQSPTAYRLTTTRHVKKPDL; encoded by the coding sequence ATGACAATAACACAAGAAAGGCTGTCCCATATGGAGCATACTTATTCCGTAGGATCCAATCCCGTGTATTACGATAAACAAAATCTCCATGTATTGTTTGCCGGTCAAAGTCAGACGATTCCTATGCATCAAGCTGGCCCTAAGATTTACGATTATTATTTACTTCACTTTATAGAGTCAGGCTCAGGTATTTTCCGTACTGAACATCATCAATATACACTAGGACAAGGTGACTGCTTCCTTATTCATCCAGGGCAGCTGGTCAGTTATGTTTCGGATAAAGAACAGCCCTGGTGCTATCGCTGGGCAGCCTTTACTGGGAGCGAGGCTGACGACCTTGTGCTGCAGACTGGCTTTACACCTCAAAAACCTGTGTTGACTACAACGGGTGACAGCGTCATCCCAGGTGCCCTTTCCAGTATCATGCAAGCCTTCAAAGCAAACAAAGAAAGTGCCCACCTAACTTCTCTGGGATATCTTTATCTCATTGTAGGTGAAGCTGCAGATTTGCTCTCTTCTTTCTCCCGTCTTCCCGGAGCTGAATCGCAGGTTAAGCGTACTGTGAAGCAAATGATCCACTACATGGCCTCCCAATACGCTCATCCAGTATCTATTGAACAAATGTGTGATACCCTTGGCTATAACCGGGCCTATCTCTCCCGTGTGTTCAAGCAAGAAACCGGTTTGTCTCCGGTAACATACTTGCTGAAGCTGCGTATTGAGAAGTCTAGACAACTGCTCCGTGAGCGACCAGAACTGTCTGTCGAACAGGTTGCCGCTTCCGTTGGACTCACTGACGCCCTATACTTCTCGCGTCAATTTAAACGCTTTTGCGCCCAGTCACCCACTGCCTACCGCCTCACAACGACCAGACATGTAAAGAAGCCAGATCTTTAA
- a CDS encoding galactokinase translates to MSTQELNKKFIEKYGVSEQEAQVFYAPGRVNLIGEHLDYNGGYVLPAALEFGTTLIVRPRSDSKVNFASTNFPYEASIDYSEIGKAKTGEWIDYPVGVMVELEKKNTPVSKGYDLLFHGDIPNGAGLSSSASLEVVTAYAFLTLEGGDTDTVEIALLSQRAENQYVGVNSGIMDQFAVANGKRDHAILLMCDTLEYNLVPFITGAYKLVIGNTNKRRGLVDSKYNERRQQCDEALSILQKEVPSLAYLAQLNREQFEAHQDKITDEVVRRRARHVVEENQRVLDSVEVLKNNDLKQFGQFMNDSHASLRDLYEVSCEELDIMVEEAQRIPGTLGSRMTGAGFGGCTVSLVHEDDVERFIREVGEAYTTRSGLVGEFYVCGIGNGVQELKGV, encoded by the coding sequence ATGAGCACACAGGAACTTAATAAGAAATTCATCGAAAAATACGGGGTAAGCGAGCAAGAGGCTCAAGTATTTTATGCACCAGGACGTGTCAATCTCATTGGAGAGCACTTGGATTACAACGGTGGATACGTGCTACCCGCAGCTTTGGAATTCGGTACAACTTTGATTGTTCGCCCACGCAGTGACAGCAAAGTGAATTTTGCATCTACTAATTTTCCTTATGAAGCATCTATTGATTATAGTGAAATTGGCAAGGCCAAAACGGGAGAATGGATCGACTATCCGGTTGGAGTAATGGTTGAATTGGAGAAGAAAAACACTCCAGTATCTAAAGGTTACGATCTGCTGTTCCATGGTGATATTCCGAATGGCGCAGGCTTGTCCTCATCGGCTTCTCTTGAAGTCGTGACTGCTTATGCTTTCCTGACGCTTGAAGGCGGCGACACGGATACCGTTGAGATTGCACTCTTGTCTCAGCGTGCTGAGAACCAGTACGTAGGTGTAAACTCCGGAATTATGGATCAGTTCGCAGTTGCTAATGGCAAACGAGATCATGCAATCCTGTTAATGTGCGATACGCTTGAATATAATCTGGTACCTTTCATCACAGGTGCTTACAAACTGGTTATCGGCAACACGAACAAACGCAGAGGACTTGTAGATTCCAAGTATAATGAGCGTCGTCAGCAGTGTGATGAGGCCTTGTCTATTTTGCAAAAAGAAGTGCCTTCACTAGCTTATCTGGCACAGCTCAACCGTGAACAATTCGAAGCACATCAAGATAAAATCACGGATGAAGTTGTTAGACGCCGCGCTCGCCATGTTGTGGAAGAGAATCAACGTGTACTAGATTCTGTTGAAGTATTAAAGAACAATGACCTGAAGCAGTTTGGTCAGTTCATGAATGACTCACATGCTTCCTTGCGCGACTTGTATGAAGTTAGCTGTGAAGAGCTAGATATTATGGTTGAAGAAGCACAGCGTATTCCGGGTACACTCGGTTCCCGTATGACTGGCGCAGGTTTCGGTGGTTGTACTGTATCCTTGGTACATGAAGATGATGTAGAACGTTTTATTCGTGAAGTAGGCGAGGCGTATACCACAAGATCTGGTTTGGTTGGTGAGTTCTACGTTTGCGGCATCGGTAATGGTGTCCAAGAATTGAAGGGAGTGTAA
- the galE gene encoding UDP-glucose 4-epimerase GalE has translation MAILVTGGAGYIGSHTVAELLDRGEEVVVIDNLLTGHREALLGGKLYEGDLRDKELLSKLFAENEIEAVIHFAASSLVGESMKDPVKYYDNNVYGTQCLLEAMQKAGVNKIVFSSTAATYGEPEKVPIEETDRTEPANVYGETKLTMERMMAWFDKVLGIKYVALRYFNAAGAHASGKIGEDHRPESHLVPLVLQTALKQRESIAVFGDDYPTEDGTCVRDYIHVSDLADAHVRAVTYLRSGSNSNIFNLGNGLGFSVKQVIETAKKVTGLEIPVVIQERRAGDPAVLVASSDKARSILGWNPQHADLENIIQSAWNWHSANPQGYGE, from the coding sequence ATGGCGATTTTAGTAACAGGTGGAGCAGGTTATATCGGATCTCATACTGTAGCGGAGCTGTTGGATCGCGGCGAAGAAGTGGTAGTCATCGACAACTTGCTGACAGGGCATCGTGAGGCGCTATTGGGTGGCAAGCTGTACGAAGGCGATCTGCGTGATAAGGAGCTGCTGAGTAAGCTGTTTGCTGAGAACGAGATTGAGGCAGTCATTCATTTCGCGGCGAGCTCTTTGGTTGGTGAGAGCATGAAGGACCCCGTTAAGTATTATGACAACAACGTATACGGCACACAATGTCTTTTGGAAGCTATGCAAAAAGCTGGCGTGAACAAAATCGTATTCTCGTCCACAGCGGCAACCTATGGCGAACCGGAAAAAGTGCCGATTGAAGAAACTGACCGTACCGAGCCAGCTAACGTATACGGCGAAACGAAGCTGACCATGGAACGCATGATGGCTTGGTTTGATAAAGTACTGGGTATCAAATATGTAGCGCTTCGTTACTTTAATGCTGCAGGTGCACATGCTAGTGGCAAAATCGGTGAAGACCACCGTCCGGAAAGTCATTTGGTTCCGCTGGTATTGCAAACCGCTTTGAAGCAACGGGAGAGCATCGCCGTGTTCGGAGACGACTACCCTACAGAAGACGGTACTTGCGTGCGCGATTACATTCATGTGAGTGATCTGGCTGATGCCCATGTTCGTGCAGTAACCTATCTTCGCAGCGGAAGCAACAGTAATATTTTCAACTTGGGGAATGGACTTGGCTTCTCGGTGAAACAGGTTATTGAAACAGCGAAGAAGGTTACAGGACTGGAAATCCCTGTAGTTATTCAAGAACGACGTGCTGGAGATCCGGCAGTGCTGGTAGCCTCCTCCGACAAAGCGCGCTCTATCCTTGGATGGAACCCTCAGCATGCTGACTTGGAAAATATCATTCAAAGCGCCTGGAACTGGCATTCTGCCAATCCGCAAGGATACGGAGAATAA
- a CDS encoding UDP-glucose--hexose-1-phosphate uridylyltransferase: MHNENKVTPAGQKALYAIEQLVLFALREQLIAPSDEDFSRNVLLDQFGFSEPFVGEVDQSPLTGPQVPLDALIDYGFEIGLIPENSDTYRDLLDAKIMGLLMARPSDVNAEFNRLAAEKGISAATDRFYKLSIDSNYIRMDRISKNVYWLQDSPYGDIEMTINLSKPEKSPKEIAMARLLPPPVYPKCLLCRENVGYAGRVNHPPRQNLRVIPLQLNNEKWLFQYSPYVYYNEHCIVFHHDHVPMKLTKDTLKRLLSFVESFPHYFIGSNADLPIVGGSILTHDHFQGGRHTFPIQKAPKEDTFTHASYPGVSINIVKWPMSVLRLNGGDPAVLLECGNALYEAWKTYSDPEAEVLAFTEVDGEVQPHNTVTPIVRRAEDGGFEMDLVLRNNRTNEQYPEGIFHPHREMHHIKKENIGLIEVMGLAILPGRLKEELDSIASILAGDQARLEAVKNDPSHPLAQHATWVQELVERFGTALQHEEAVKIVQNEVGIKFTHILEHAGVYKRTPEGQAAFRRFVKSFGAI, encoded by the coding sequence ATGCACAACGAGAATAAGGTTACGCCTGCTGGCCAGAAAGCATTATATGCGATTGAGCAACTTGTTCTGTTCGCACTCCGCGAGCAGCTCATTGCACCATCCGATGAAGATTTTAGCCGTAATGTGCTGCTAGATCAGTTCGGATTTAGTGAGCCGTTCGTTGGCGAGGTCGATCAAAGTCCACTTACAGGTCCACAGGTTCCACTGGATGCACTGATTGATTATGGTTTTGAAATCGGGTTGATTCCAGAGAATAGCGACACTTACCGTGACTTGCTGGATGCTAAGATTATGGGGCTCCTAATGGCCCGTCCATCAGACGTAAATGCGGAGTTCAATCGTTTAGCTGCTGAAAAAGGCATCTCCGCGGCTACAGATCGCTTTTATAAATTAAGCATAGATTCCAACTATATCCGGATGGACCGGATTTCCAAGAACGTCTACTGGCTGCAAGATTCGCCTTATGGTGACATCGAGATGACAATCAATTTGTCCAAGCCTGAGAAAAGTCCGAAGGAAATTGCTATGGCCCGACTGCTCCCGCCGCCGGTCTATCCAAAATGTCTGCTGTGCCGTGAGAATGTTGGGTATGCTGGACGGGTTAACCATCCGCCGCGCCAGAACCTGCGTGTCATTCCGCTTCAGCTGAATAATGAGAAATGGCTCTTTCAATACTCGCCTTATGTTTACTACAACGAGCACTGTATTGTATTCCATCATGATCATGTACCAATGAAACTTACCAAGGATACCTTGAAGCGTCTGCTCAGCTTCGTGGAATCTTTCCCGCACTATTTTATTGGCTCGAATGCAGACTTGCCGATTGTTGGTGGATCGATTCTGACGCATGACCACTTTCAGGGTGGACGTCACACCTTCCCTATTCAGAAAGCACCTAAGGAAGATACGTTCACGCATGCTTCTTATCCGGGTGTCAGCATTAATATAGTAAAATGGCCTATGTCCGTATTACGTTTGAATGGTGGCGATCCAGCGGTATTGCTGGAGTGTGGCAATGCACTTTATGAAGCTTGGAAGACGTATAGTGATCCTGAAGCAGAAGTGTTGGCGTTCACCGAAGTTGATGGTGAAGTGCAGCCTCATAATACCGTTACTCCTATCGTTCGTCGGGCAGAAGATGGCGGCTTCGAGATGGATCTCGTGCTGCGTAACAACCGGACTAACGAGCAATATCCTGAGGGGATTTTCCATCCCCATCGGGAGATGCACCACATCAAGAAAGAAAATATCGGCTTGATTGAGGTTATGGGACTCGCAATTCTGCCAGGTCGTCTGAAGGAAGAGCTCGATTCTATTGCGAGCATTCTTGCAGGAGATCAAGCACGATTAGAAGCGGTGAAGAACGATCCTAGTCATCCACTTGCGCAGCATGCTACTTGGGTTCAGGAGCTAGTAGAGCGTTTCGGAACGGCATTACAGCATGAAGAAGCCGTCAAGATTGTGCAGAACGAAGTCGGCATCAAGTTTACACATATTCTTGAACACGCGGGTGTCTATAAACGGACTCCGGAAGGGCAAGCTGCTTTCCGTCGTTTCGTGAAGAGCTTCGGCGCGATATAA
- a CDS encoding iron-containing alcohol dehydrogenase: MRNFDFYNPTKLIFGQGTLEALKTEVPKYGKNVLLMYGGGSIKRSGLYDKVIAELSAIDAVVTELSGVEPNPRLSTVHKGVELCHEHKIDLILAVGGGSVLDCAKAVAVGAKYDGDMWDFVERKAAAQDALPLGTVLTMAATGSEMNSGSVITNEVTKEKMGWGSIHAFPAFSILDPENTFTLPRDQTVYGMVDIMSHVLEHYFHTDGNTPVQDGFCETLLRTVIETAPKLIEDLNNYELRETIMYCGTMALNGMVSMGFAGDWATHNIEHAVSAVYDIPHGGGLAILFPQWMKYNLDTNPARFRKLAVNVFGVDPAGKTDKEIGLEGIEALRSFWDSIGAPKTLADYDIDDSEIGSMADKAVRFGPFGNFRKLDREDVVEIYKMAL, translated from the coding sequence ATGCGTAATTTTGATTTTTATAATCCTACCAAGCTGATTTTTGGACAGGGTACACTGGAAGCGTTGAAGACTGAGGTTCCTAAGTACGGCAAGAATGTATTGTTGATGTACGGTGGCGGTAGTATCAAACGTAGCGGTCTGTACGATAAGGTAATAGCTGAGCTGAGTGCAATTGATGCTGTTGTAACTGAACTCTCAGGCGTAGAGCCGAATCCACGCCTTTCCACCGTACATAAAGGTGTAGAGCTGTGTCACGAGCATAAGATCGACCTCATCCTCGCTGTAGGCGGCGGTAGCGTGTTGGACTGCGCTAAAGCAGTTGCTGTTGGGGCGAAATATGATGGTGACATGTGGGACTTTGTTGAACGTAAGGCAGCTGCTCAAGACGCTCTCCCACTCGGTACAGTGCTGACGATGGCAGCTACAGGATCAGAAATGAATAGCGGCTCTGTAATCACCAACGAAGTGACCAAGGAAAAAATGGGCTGGGGCAGTATTCATGCATTTCCAGCATTTTCGATTCTTGACCCAGAGAACACCTTCACTCTGCCACGTGATCAGACGGTCTACGGCATGGTAGATATCATGTCTCATGTTCTGGAGCACTATTTCCATACTGATGGCAACACACCGGTACAAGACGGCTTCTGTGAGACTTTGCTACGTACGGTGATCGAAACCGCACCGAAGCTAATTGAAGATTTGAATAATTACGAACTGCGTGAGACGATCATGTACTGCGGTACTATGGCGCTTAATGGTATGGTTAGCATGGGGTTTGCTGGAGATTGGGCGACTCACAACATCGAGCACGCAGTTTCAGCCGTATATGACATTCCACATGGTGGAGGATTGGCCATTCTGTTCCCACAATGGATGAAGTATAACCTGGATACGAATCCTGCTCGTTTCCGCAAGCTTGCTGTAAATGTGTTTGGTGTTGATCCAGCTGGCAAGACGGATAAGGAAATTGGGCTGGAGGGTATTGAAGCTCTGCGTAGCTTCTGGGATTCCATTGGTGCGCCGAAGACACTCGCTGATTACGATATTGATGACAGCGAGATCGGCAGTATGGCTGACAAAGCTGTTCGTTTCGGACCGTTTGGTAACTTCCGTAAGCTTGATCGTGAAGATGTAGTAGAAATTTATAAAATGGCTCTGTAA
- a CDS encoding flotillin family protein: MFGIPEYLLIPAVVVAVLFVLGIAFWARYKTVGPDEGMIVTGSFLGSNHISDDGSGRKIKIVRGGGAFILPVFQKAEFMSLLSHKLDVTTPEVYTEQGVPVIADGVAIIKVGSSTEDVATAAEQFMGKPIEALKSEAQEVLEGHLRAILGSMTVEEVYRNRDRFAQEVQGVAARDLKKMGLQIVSFTIKDVRDKHGYLEALGKPRIAAVKRDAEIAEAEAVRDARIQKANAEEQGQKAELLRDTNIAEASKDNQLKVAAFKRDQDTAKAEADQAYHIQEARAKQTVVEEQMKVELVRKEREIDLQAKEIQVREKQYDAEVKKKAEADRYAVEQAAEADKAKRMREADALQYSIETQAKATAEQKRLEGQAMADAELAKGTADAEVIRLRGLAEAEAKEKLAEAFQKFGEAAVLDIIVKMLPDLAGQIAKPLASIDKLTVVDTGNGEGAARVSNYVTQLMSTAPEMLKSVSGIDVEALIKGLTTRSSGAAGSKAVPVAPAASLQPPAASEGASKASTSVAEQPEG; this comes from the coding sequence ATGTTCGGTATTCCTGAGTATTTGTTAATTCCTGCTGTTGTCGTCGCTGTTCTGTTTGTGCTAGGGATCGCATTCTGGGCACGTTACAAAACGGTAGGACCAGATGAAGGGATGATCGTAACCGGTTCGTTTTTAGGGAGCAATCATATTTCTGACGATGGGTCTGGACGTAAAATAAAGATTGTGCGCGGAGGCGGGGCGTTTATCCTCCCAGTCTTTCAAAAGGCTGAATTTATGTCACTTCTTTCTCATAAACTCGATGTGACGACCCCAGAAGTATACACCGAGCAAGGTGTACCGGTAATTGCTGACGGGGTTGCGATTATCAAGGTGGGCAGTTCCACTGAAGACGTGGCAACAGCCGCTGAGCAGTTCATGGGGAAACCGATTGAGGCGCTGAAGAGTGAAGCTCAAGAGGTACTTGAGGGGCATTTACGTGCAATACTCGGCTCCATGACTGTCGAGGAAGTATACCGTAACCGTGATCGTTTTGCGCAAGAGGTTCAAGGTGTGGCGGCACGCGATCTTAAGAAAATGGGTCTGCAAATTGTCTCCTTCACCATCAAAGATGTGCGAGACAAACATGGATACTTAGAAGCGTTAGGTAAGCCGCGGATTGCTGCGGTGAAGCGGGACGCAGAGATCGCTGAAGCAGAAGCTGTGCGTGATGCGAGAATTCAAAAGGCGAACGCTGAGGAGCAAGGGCAAAAAGCAGAGCTGCTGCGGGATACGAATATCGCTGAAGCCTCCAAGGATAACCAGCTTAAGGTGGCAGCGTTTAAGCGGGATCAGGATACTGCGAAGGCGGAAGCTGACCAGGCTTACCATATTCAAGAGGCACGTGCGAAGCAGACCGTTGTCGAAGAGCAGATGAAGGTTGAGCTGGTGCGTAAGGAACGTGAAATCGATCTGCAAGCGAAAGAAATTCAAGTTCGTGAGAAGCAGTACGACGCAGAAGTGAAGAAAAAAGCGGAAGCGGATCGTTACGCAGTAGAGCAAGCGGCAGAAGCTGATAAGGCGAAGAGAATGCGTGAAGCGGATGCGTTGCAATACAGTATTGAGACGCAGGCTAAAGCAACAGCGGAGCAAAAGCGCCTTGAAGGTCAAGCGATGGCGGATGCAGAGCTGGCAAAAGGTACTGCGGATGCCGAAGTTATCCGCTTGCGCGGTCTAGCGGAAGCAGAAGCAAAAGAGAAGCTGGCAGAAGCCTTCCAGAAATTCGGCGAAGCAGCCGTGCTCGATATTATCGTCAAAATGCTGCCAGATTTGGCTGGACAAATTGCGAAGCCGCTGGCATCCATTGATAAGCTTACTGTTGTAGATACCGGTAATGGTGAAGGTGCGGCACGTGTCAGTAACTATGTAACTCAGTTGATGTCTACGGCTCCTGAGATGCTGAAGAGCGTCTCTGGGATTGACGTAGAGGCCCTGATCAAAGGGCTGACGACAAGATCCTCAGGGGCAGCTGGAAGCAAGGCAGTTCCAGTCGCACCCGCGGCCTCTCTGCAACCTCCAGCAGCCTCGGAGGGAGCGAGCAAAGCTTCAACTTCTGTGGCGGAGCAACCTGAAGGCTAG
- a CDS encoding ABC transporter ATP-binding protein translates to MQLILDDIQKSFDGKQVIKGADFTFERGKIYGLLGRNGAGKTTLFNCLSGEVQMDSGAAFIGEKDNARPLRDEDIGYVFSLPILPEFLTGYEFVKFYMDINREKIDPNKSIEDYFSIIKFEEEDRHRLIKGYSHGMKNKIQMLCFIITRPPLILLDEPLTSFDVVVALEIKKLLREMKQDHIIIFSMHILQLAADLCDELVILNHGTLQEIPRETLQSPEFEEQIIALLQDGNND, encoded by the coding sequence GTGCAGTTGATTTTAGATGATATTCAAAAGAGCTTTGATGGTAAACAGGTCATTAAAGGTGCTGATTTTACCTTTGAAAGAGGGAAGATATACGGGCTGCTCGGACGAAATGGAGCAGGCAAAACCACACTTTTCAATTGTCTGAGCGGTGAGGTTCAAATGGATAGCGGCGCTGCCTTTATCGGTGAGAAGGATAATGCCCGTCCGCTTCGTGACGAGGACATCGGATATGTATTTTCTCTCCCCATCTTACCTGAGTTTCTAACAGGTTATGAGTTCGTAAAGTTTTATATGGACATTAACCGTGAGAAGATCGATCCGAATAAAAGCATTGAAGATTATTTTTCCATTATTAAGTTTGAGGAAGAAGATCGCCACCGGCTGATTAAGGGCTATTCCCACGGAATGAAGAATAAAATTCAAATGCTCTGCTTTATCATTACTCGACCGCCTTTGATTTTACTAGATGAGCCTTTAACTTCTTTTGACGTTGTTGTCGCTCTTGAGATCAAGAAGTTGCTGCGCGAGATGAAGCAGGATCACATCATTATTTTTTCTATGCATATTTTGCAATTGGCCGCCGATTTATGTGACGAGTTGGTTATTCTAAATCATGGAACCCTTCAAGAAATTCCGCGTGAGACCCTACAAAGTCCAGAATTTGAGGAACAGATTATAGCTTTACTTCAGGATGGCAACAATGATTAG
- the glcT gene encoding glucose PTS transporter transcription antiterminator GlcT: MSSITVAKVLNNNVIIADHPQYSEVVVIGKGIGFNRKLHDQINLSSVEKMFILRSQEEQEQYKQLLPQVDEKLIEIVHEILLYIMNCSSQPLNEHVHIALTDHISFAIRRYEQNIPIHNPFLYETKEIYPEEYKMAEYAIERINEGMGVELPVDEVGFVALHIVSALSNRQISEVRQHSLLIADLIGIVENNLEYRIPRDSLDYSRLVTHLRFVLERLRRGESVRETSTLDGLMKREYPEMYTLAWQLTKVIENRVRIPVYPAEVSYLTVHLQRLAQKKEDEMDMETKGKA, from the coding sequence ATGAGTAGCATAACTGTAGCAAAGGTGTTAAATAACAACGTTATCATTGCGGACCATCCCCAATATTCCGAGGTTGTTGTGATTGGCAAAGGGATAGGGTTTAATCGAAAATTGCATGATCAGATTAATCTATCCTCTGTGGAGAAGATGTTTATTCTCCGTAGCCAGGAAGAGCAGGAACAATATAAACAGCTTCTTCCCCAAGTGGATGAGAAGTTGATTGAGATTGTACATGAAATTTTGTTATATATTATGAATTGCAGTAGTCAACCGCTTAATGAACATGTTCATATTGCACTCACCGATCATATCTCATTTGCTATACGGCGTTATGAACAAAATATCCCTATTCATAACCCATTTCTGTATGAGACTAAGGAAATTTATCCTGAAGAGTACAAGATGGCAGAGTATGCGATTGAGCGAATTAATGAAGGTATGGGTGTGGAATTACCCGTAGATGAGGTGGGCTTTGTGGCACTTCATATCGTTAGCGCGTTGAGTAATAGACAAATTTCTGAGGTTAGACAACATTCGCTTTTGATTGCGGATTTGATTGGAATCGTAGAGAATAACCTCGAATATCGAATTCCTCGTGATTCACTTGATTATTCGCGATTGGTGACTCATTTACGATTTGTTCTTGAAAGACTGCGCCGTGGAGAATCGGTAAGGGAGACTTCTACGCTGGATGGTCTAATGAAACGGGAATATCCCGAAATGTATACCTTGGCTTGGCAATTAACTAAGGTTATCGAGAACCGAGTGCGAATTCCTGTGTATCCAGCAGAGGTCAGCTATTTGACAGTTCACCTGCAACGTCTTGCTCAGAAGAAAGAGGATGAAATGGATATGGAGACGAAAGGTAAAGCTTGA